The following are from one region of the Apostichopus japonicus isolate 1M-3 chromosome 17, ASM3797524v1, whole genome shotgun sequence genome:
- the LOC139954652 gene encoding interferon-induced very large GTPase 1-like, translating to MSKMADKYETLLHKELTLRGLYVNQSDGSGVVKPRGALAKLSVHEGKTFEPKEISETRVFFDKQSENLFLSLCSHGYEILPNEVSTHASSDIPENVQYISKVKHTWYLAKSLERINGDCSIKLTDDAIESLQNITVCLSSSDEHATNAKANDLIIDFFNTFGSHVPSGPFVVGGRSVEIIHTSDTKLEKTTILRLLEEEFATTDGEEVSTSFAGGESHIVSLKAEGKDTEFIEFHRQVQLFGGQQDECIEFIDWKRCLQISSLVISGALSLPNTIPVWEVIKTQQGNLKDSNEKLRDALNNVWMATNSSTDDTEKEQDVGSDTYETASDDDTVSPQESTNQSHCVRTNSTELPEVFAKLGLTGEEHGFCEALVLRKGVMQDANFGQDVFWSYVRYISSLDYRGRRCLELPADVSSQGTSGGGQLEGDIFDDDDDESGNSAKDNLSVISSMDVTHGILHCCDAFLRQELLWKMAECRLAVPVLLPGLRNGERIQFLLWGLRKIYKSWKPRNEISPVEKSMITQALPIVTFMRFGNANISKSKLLNKVMGTLQGNNDHPYFVDKEEELPCAKWSKGTIEAAWFLPETVSDQRGGIALNDAITFFNLRGDALKHKFSQQREFACKAADVVVLLVDDSSYKDCREEMRKVSQMVGKHLICIVCRSSSPSNNEASIKRQGKVTKIFSKPFLKDVGKDICKELNQILWPVDDQKKLPACTKSIESLVNLCESLNIEVDENNESCLKGKKLAKDIIRSVRENPGLYKQTHLPLQEVQWKEWAALDKRWNKGYRPNREFRTIEHYHDDLKEKMSTLREEQLRTKPGKDILQFIEAVRGTPESSQYFISWFNFYMNDLSQETLGPLRKELRRIQDEARETNAERSKLNDKSEKSDDEEKKLNALTNKDHDLLVQAQEITKKLDSGSLGLEHFLRELGQRFEAQEDVKLQAGTDVDTMVKPDLLPEVAANLLMNGYPLEILDGDVGRVPIKWVQAVFKVVASRLKNALVCAIAVLGIQSSGKSTLLNSMFGVRFAVSAGRCTRGVFIQLLKVHEDLRDEANCDYIIIIDTEGLKAPERSLRDDFRHDNELATFALCLADVTIINIAGQTVGKDMTDVLQIAAHAFIRMKEVHIKSICRIIQQFVADLSAEDKNEACTQSILNNLDEAIAAAAKEEGYENLYTRFSDVFNLKRNDEVQYIPSLWQGSMAPPNHRYSEKILKLKQIIVRDLKLSTRSIEQFMKRTTDVWNAVKEENFIFSFQNCVVALRYKTFQHAYGKWVGEMRQEIMEWESDAKQTLKNASKNEIDNTKKDLKLRVKTVVAEACDKVEHRILEYLQENLKDDEDQLHKFEHEFLQDLEVTGKNVEQDAQDVLERVADSIKELNHMDVLLPKCKNQLRDKARKQAVDLRTKHSNAQSLETVVSEEEIDQKFDELWECWIKEICDKHPTREVTLEEVKRELGAYIFQQGQKKDLAKGLMKKLGVTKCGKVLGKAKGMFYASQKEIVSKIVENSLVLLQIDIDNDLAFDHAIIKKFVDHTIDALNQKYQEATLTQDTKVNAIVDAYNRAVPMILEGRREYNIKHSLRELLMLERESLKEDFRALCSNAFQDKRASENVANLFVEKIVELIRNYLGPAIYGAVRQGCPYFASKFALFGNVLEDMAKKEAFDSYYKFIFDLESFLENWSLTRIAEVCTDGNPDGTPYIQRLASSKLEEISRELLRSIRKTVEIILGDDSVAESGKKFSDWIMHLRIELQKNLPSLHLSDEDVENLYMFQIEDLNFFGDQVIKSVKDIECHILEQLMLPGEGQTEHAMKFLSSLPTKPHFEIKKHVSGCMEQCPMCHVPCDNMTKKHEIHRAELHYPEGVVGCASKKDMRLSCAICTSSVTTSDTYWDGQQMRYYCDYQKDFPNWVIQPIQNDTPLKYWKWVMNRFNEDFATMYGHKEAKLPQGWVEITKEDAIQDLRQAYVTRQVT from the coding sequence ATGAGTAAAATGGCTGACAAATACGAGACATTACTACACAAAGAGTTGACTTTAAGAGGTTTGTATGTTAATCAAAGTGATGGTAGTGGCGTGGTTAAACCAAGAGGTGCCCTTGCTAAATTGTCTGTGCACGAAGGTAAAACTTTCGAACCTAAGGAGATATCAGAGACCAGAGTTTTCTTTGACAAACAATCTGAAAACCTGTTCTTGTCACTTTGTTCACATGGTTACGAAATTCTTCCAAATGAAGTTTCGACACATGCATCTTCTGATATCCCTGAGAATGTCCaatatatatcaaaagtgaagCACACGTGGTATCTCGCGAAGAGTCTGGAAAGAATCAACGGTGATTGTAGTATCAAACTCACAGATGATGCTATTGAATCTCTTCAGAATATCACAGTTTGTCTGAGTTCTTCAGATGAACATGCAACAAACGCTAAAGCCAATGATCTTATCATAGACTTTTTTAATACTTTCGGCTCCCATGTACCTAGTGGACCATTTGTAGTTGGTGGACGTTCCGTTGAAATCATTCACACGTCTGACACCAAACTTGAGAAAACAACGATTCTGAGACTTTTAGAAGAAGAATTTGCTACAACTGATGGAGAAGAAGTAAGTACATCGTTTGCTGGTGGAGAGTCACATATTGTAAGTTTGAAAGCCGAAGGTAAGGATACAGAGTTTATCGAGTTCCATCGACAAGTTCAGTTGTTTGGGGGACAGCAAGATGAATGCATAGAGTTTATAGATTGGAAGAGATGTTTGCAGATAAGTTCTCTTGTGATAAGTGGTGCCTTGTCACTACCGAACACTATACCTGTTTGGGAGGTTATAAAGACCCAACAAGGAAACTTGAAGGACTCAAATGAAAAGTTGCGGGACGCCCTAAACAATGTGTGGATGGCAACAAACAGTTCCACTGACGATACTGAGAAGGAGCAGGATGTAGGGAGCGACACATACGAAACAGCAAGTGACGATGATACTGTTTCACCACAAGAATCGACCAACCAATCCCATTGTGTCAGGACAAATAGCACTGAGCTTCCTGAGGTGTTTGCAAAACTGGGACTTACAGGAGAGGAACATGGGTTTTGTGAAGCATTAGTTCTCCGGAAAGGTGTAATGCAAGATGCGAATTTCGGTCAAGACGTGTTCTGGAGCTATGTCAGGTATATCTCATCATTAGATTACAGAGGACGCAGATGCCTGGAACTTCCCGCTGACGTTTCTTCTCAAGGCACGTCAGGTGGAGGTCAGCTAGAGGGGGACATAtttgacgacgacgacgatgaaaGTGGTAACTCGGCCAAAGACAATCTATCGGTTATTAGTTCTATGGATGTTACCCACGGCATTCTTCATTGCTGCGACGCATTTCTGCGCCAAGAACTCTTGTGGAAGATGGCCGAATGTAGGTTAGCTGTTCCAGTTCTACTTCCTGGATTACGAAACGGGGAAAGAATTCAGTTCTTGCTATGGGGTCTTCGAAAAATCTATAAATCCTGGAAGCCAAGAAACGAGATATCGCCTGTAGAAAAATCAATGATTACACAAGCTCTTCCTATTGTCACATTTATGCGGTTTGGAAATGCAAACATTTCTAAGTCTAAATTGTTGAACAAAGTCATGGGTACGCTGCAAGGAAACAATGATCACCCATACTTCGTTGACAAAGAGGAAGAATTGCCCTGTGCAAAGTGGTCAAAAGGAACGATTGAAGCCGCATGGTTCCTACCCGAGACTGTAAGTGACCAACGTGGGGGAATTGCCTTGAACGATGCAATTACCTTTTTCAATTTGAGAGGGGACGCTCTAAAGCACAAATTCTCACAGCAAAGAGAGTTTGCGTGCAAAGCTGCGGATGTGGTTGTTCTGTTAGTGGACGATTCGTCGTATAAAGATTGTCGTGAAGAGATGAGGAAAGTATCACAGATGGTTGGCAAACACCTAATATGTATCGTCTGCAGAAGTTCAAGTCCCTCCAACAATGAGGCCAGCATTAAGCGACAAGGAAAAGTTACTAAGATCTTTAGCAAACCATTTCTGAAAGACGTTGGAAAAGACATATGTAAAGAGCTCAATCAGATACTTTGGCCTGTAGATGACCAAAAGAAGTTACCTGCTTGTACCAAGTCGATCGAATCCTTGGTGAATTTGTGCGAGAGCCTGAACATTGAGGTTGATGAAAATAACGAAAGCTGCCTGAAGGGAAAGAAGTTGGCCAAAGACATTATAAGGAGCGTTCGTGAAAATCCAGGACTATATAAACAAACTCATCTACCTCTTCAAGAAGTACAATGGAAAGAGTGGGCTGCATTGGATAAAAGATGGAACAAAGGTTATAGGCCTAATAGAGAGTTTCGCACTATTGAGCACTACCACGATGATCTGAAGGAAAAAATGTCGACTCTTCGAGAAGAACAACTTCGCACTAAGCCAGGTAAAGATATTTTGCAGTTCATCGAGGCAGTACGAGGTACACCTGAATCAAGTCAGTACTTTATTTCTTGGTTCAATTTTTACATGAATGACCTCTCTCAAGAAACTCTCGGCCCTCTCCGTAAGGAACTTCGGCGTATACAAGACGAAGCAAGAGAGACAAACGCAGAGAGGAGCAAACTTAACGACAAATCGGAGAAATCTGACGACGAGGAAAAGAAACTAAACGCATTAACAAATAAAGACCACGATCTTCTTGTTCAAGCACAAGAGATTACAAAGAAATTGGATAGTGGATCTCTTGGCCTAGAACATTTCTTACGAGAGCTTGGACAGCGCTTCGAAGCCCAAGAAGACGTAAAGTTGCAAGCCGGTACGGATGTGGACACTATGGTAAAACCTGATCTACTTCCTGAAGTTGCTGCTAATCTTCTTATGAATGGATATCCGCTTGAAATTCTAGACGGGGATGTTGGCCGAGTACCGATAAAATGGGTCCAGGCGGTTTTCAAAGTGGTTGCTAGTCGCTTGAAAAATGCATTGGTCTGTGCTATTGCGGTGCTTGGAATTCAAAGTAGCGGGAAGTCAACATTGTTAAATAGTATGTTTGGTGTACGGTTTGCTGTCAGTGCCGGTCGATGCACACGGGGTGTATTCATTCAACTCTTAAAAGTGCATGAAGACCTTCGAGATGAGGCAAACTgtgattatattattatcatagaCACAGAAGGACTGAAGGCGCCAGAGAGGTCTTTAAGAGATGATTTCAGACATGACAATGAACTAGCTACGTTTGCTCTGTGCTTAGCTGATGTAACAATTATCAACATTGCTGGGCAAACCGTTGGAAAGGACATGACGGACGTCTTACAGATAGCTGCACATGCCTTCATACGCATGAAAGAAGTCCACATTAAATCAATCTGCAGAATCATCCAGCAATTTGTCGCAGATCTATCAGCAGAGGACAAGAACGAGGCGTGTACGCAGAGTATTCTGAATAACCTCGATGAGGCTATCGCCGCAGCAGCTAAAGAGGAAGGCTATGAGAACTTATACACACGATTTTCAGACGTATTTAACTTGAAGCGTAACGATGAAGTTCAATATATACCAAGCTTGTGGCAAGGCTCGATGGCGCCTCCGAACCACCGCTATAGTGAGAAGATTTTGAAGTTGAAGCAAATAATAGTGCGCGACTTGAAACTCTCAACCAGGAGCATTGAACAGTTTATGAAGAGAACAACAGACGTTTGGAACGCTGTAAAAGAggaaaatttcattttcagcTTCCAAAACTGTGTCGTTGCATTGCGAtacaaaacatttcaacatGCATATGGAAAGTGGGTTGGCGAGATGAGACAAGAGATAATGGAGTGGGAATCAGATGCTAAACAAACCTTGAAGAACGCCTCGAAGAATGAGATTGACAACACAAAGAAAGATCTTAAGTTGCGGGTAAAAACAGTTGTTGCCGAAGCTTGTGATAAAGTGGAACACCGTATCCTTGAATACTTACAGGAAAATTTGAAGGATGATGAGGACCAGCTCCACAAATTCGAACATGAATTTCTTCAAGATTTGGAAGTAACTGGGAAAAACGTTGAGCAAGATGCACAAGATGTCTTGGAGAGAGTTGCAGATAGCATCAAGGAGCTGAACCATATGGATGTGCTCCTACCAAAGTGTAAAAACCAACTTCGTGACAAAGCTAGGAAGCAAGCAGTAGACTTACGAACGAAACACTCAAATGCGCAGTCACTAGAGACAGTTGTTTCTGAAGAGGAGATTGATCAAAAGTTTGATGAACTGTGGGAATGCTGGATCAAGGAAATATGCGATAAGCATCCAACCCGCGAGGTTACATTGGAAGAAGTAAAACGTGAACTTGGAGCATACATATTTCAACAGGGACAGAAGAAAGATCTCGCTAAGGGACTGATGAAAAAACTTGGTGTTACCAAATGTGGAAAGGTCTTGGGCAAAGCTAAAGGGATGTTTTATGCCAGTCAAAAGGAAATTGTCTCGAAAATTGTCGAAAATTCCCTCGTGCTTTTGcagattgatattgataatgatttGGCATTTGATCATGCTATCATAAAGAAGTTTGTCGACCACACTATTGACGCTTTGAATCAGAAGTATCAGGAAGCAACATTAACACAGGATACCAAGGTGAATGCAATAGTTGACGCCTATAATCGGGCCGTGCCAATGATACTGGAAGGACGCCGTGAATACAATATCAAACATTCACTCAGAGAGCTTCTAATGCTTGAAAGGGAGAGTCTCAAAGAGGACTTTAGAGCACTTTGTTCGAATGCTTTTCAAGATAAACGAGCGTCAGAGAACGTTGCCAATTTATTTGTGGAGAAAATAGTTGAGCTTATCCGCAATTACTTGGGTCCAGCCATCTACGGAGCTGTGAGACAAGGATGCCCCTACTTTGCATCCAAATTTGCTTTGTTTGGTAATGTGTTGGAAGATATGGCAAAGAAAGAGGCTTTCGATTCTTATTACAAGTTTATCTTCGATTTGGAAAGTTTTCTGGAGAACTGGTCTCTTACAAGGATTGCGGAAGTATGTACCGATGGAAATCCTGACGGTACTCCATATATCCAGCGCCTAGCTAGCAGTAAACTAGAAGAAATATCAAGGGAGCTACTTCGCTCTATTAGGAAAACTGTAGAGATCATTTTGGGAGATGACTCTGTCGCAGAAAGCGGTAAAAAATTCAGTGATTGGATAATGCATTTACGTATCGAGCTACAAAAAAATCTTCCATCTCTACATTTGTCTGATGAAGATGTCGAGAACCTTTACATGTTTCAAATTGAAGACCTCAATTTTTTCGGAGATCAAGTCATAAAAAGCGTTAAAGATATAGAATGTCATATTCTAGAGCAACTTATGCTACCAGGAGAAGGGCAGACAGAACACGCTATGAAGTTTCTTAGTTCGTTACCAACAAAACCTCACTTTGAGATTAAGAAACACGTGAGCGGATGTATGGAGCAATGTCCAATGTGCCACGTTCCGTGTGACAATATGAcgaaaaaacatgaaattcacAGAGCAGAGCTGCATTATCCAGAAGGAGTCGTCGGATGTGCTTCAAAAAAGGACATGCGACTTTCCTGTGCCATTTGCACATCTTCCGTAACAACTTCTGATACATATTGGGATGGGCAGCAGATGAGATATTATTGTGACTACCAGAAAGATTTTCCAAACTGGGTCATACAGCCTATTCAAAATGACACCCCTCTTAAATATTGGAAGTGGGTGATGAATCGATTTAATGAGGACTTTGCAACAATGTATGGCCACAAAGAGGCAAAGCTTCCTCAGGGTTGGGTAGAAATAACGAAGGAAGATGCCATTCAGGATCTAAGGCAAGCCTATGTTACAAGGCAAGTAACTTAA